AATAAAGATCCCAAAGGCAACTTGGATGTCCGATGGCTCCTACTGGCCAGGAACTTGGGAAGATCCAGGTGAAAATGATCACTCTAGAGGAGATCATGTTGGTATAATTCAGGTAAGTTGTTTGTTTCTTGGAATCATTTGTGTAATTTCTTGAAGAAGGCTaagatgttttgttttatcttttaactaTAGGTTATACTAGCCTCTTCTGATGCAAAACCAGTTTATGGTTCAAACAAAAATGGGAAGAACTTGATTGACACAACAAACGTGGATATTAGATTGCCAATGCTAGTTTACATGTCTCGTGAGAAGCGACCAGGGTACTGTCACAATAAGAAAGCTGGAGCAATGAATGCTCTTCTTCGTACCAGTGCAATAATGTCGAATGGACTCTTCATTCTCAATCTTGATTGTGACCACtacatatataattcattggCTCTAAGAGAGGGGATGTGTTTTATGCTTGACAAGGGCGGCGATCGAGTTTGTTATGTCCAATTTCCACAAAGGTTCGATGGAATCGATCCGGACGATCTGTATGCAAATCATAATACTCTATTTCTGAATGTAAACATGAGGGCTCTTGATGGGATACAAGGCCCTTATTATATAGGGACTTGTTGCATTTTTAGGAGGATAGCTCTCTATGGATTTAGTCCTGCTAGAGTAACAGAGCACCATGGTTTGTTTGGTACTAAAAAAACTAAGTTGTTACGAAGAAAGCTCACGGTATCAAAGAAGGAAGACGATGAGATGGGCACTCAAATCAATGGATATACTTTAGATTGTGACGATGCTGATGATGCAGACACTGGCTCCTTACCTCTGCCAAAGAGATTTGGAAACTCTACTTCTCTGGCTTCATCAATTACAGTTGTGGAGTTTCAAGGAACATTGCTTCAAGAATTTGATAGTAAGGACAATAGAGGTCGCATGACTAATTCTCTTACTGCGCCTCAAGAACAACCTTTAGACGTTGCCACCATTGCTAAGGCCATTAGTGCTATTTCTTGCGTCTATGAGGACAATACAGAATGGGGTAAAAGAGTAGGATGGATATATGGCAGTTTGACAGAAGATGTGGTAACCGGCTACAAAATGCACAATAGAGGTTGGAGATCAGTGTATTGTATTACCAAGCATGACGCTTTTCGAGGCACAGCGCCAATCAACCTAACTGATAGGCTTCATCAAGTGCTCCAGTGGGCAACAGGGTCTATTGAGTTGTTCTTCTCTAGGAACAACTCCTTGTTCGCAACGCGTCGAATGAAATTCTTGCAAAAACTAAACtactttaacattttattgtaTCCATTCGCATCCTTCTTCATTCTTGTCTACTGCTTCTTGCCTGCAATTTCTCTGTTTTCAAGACAGTTCGTGGTCCAGTCATTTGTAACATTATTAACCTTCAATCTTGTTGATTCCATCACATTATACTTACTCGTCATTATAGAGATCAAGTGGTCAGGCATGACGATCGCCAACTGGTGGCGAGAGAAGCAAGTCTGTGTAATTTGGGCGACAAGCTCCTTTCCGGTTGCTGTGCTACAAGGCTTGGTGAAGTTCATAACGGGAGTAGACATCTCACACACATTAACACCCAAACTAGCCACACTAAAGGATGGAGATGACGAATTTGCTGACTTATACGTGGTGAAGTGGAGCTTTATGATGATTCCTCCCATCACAATCATGTTGGTGAACACAATTGCCATTGCAGTGGGAATTGCAAGAGCATTATATAGTCCACATCCAGAATGGAGCAAGCTTGTAG
This is a stretch of genomic DNA from Cucumis sativus cultivar 9930 chromosome 4, Cucumber_9930_V3, whole genome shotgun sequence. It encodes these proteins:
- the LOC101211214 gene encoding cellulose synthase-like protein D5; the encoded protein is MSKDQAVEDSANMGKLQISNAIFTGGFNTVTRMHLIKLDTNNGGGLCSDCEQSYTHVSDDEAEDQALSLLSMADDFETKDSNGFGSEVKNNDVKHQPNFGEKTRRSLTSKLPVSPTILIPYRLLTIVRTLLLGFYLTWIVTHPNDESMWLWRIFNTCELWLALSWLLEQLPRLCLINRSTDVSALKDRFESPNLQNPKGRSDLPGIDVFVTTADPEKEPLLVTANTILSILAVDYPVEKLACYLSDDAGSLLTFEALSDTANFARIWVPFCRKHEIEPRSPEAYFKQKHDFLKNKVRLDFAGDRRRVKREYDEFKVRINSLPETIKRRSGAYNSTKELKTKMNPSEMGEVSLNEIKIPKATWMSDGSYWPGTWEDPGENDHSRGDHVGIIQVILASSDAKPVYGSNKNGKNLIDTTNVDIRLPMLVYMSREKRPGYCHNKKAGAMNALLRTSAIMSNGLFILNLDCDHYIYNSLALREGMCFMLDKGGDRVCYVQFPQRFDGIDPDDLYANHNTLFLNVNMRALDGIQGPYYIGTCCIFRRIALYGFSPARVTEHHGLFGTKKTKLLRRKLTVSKKEDDEMGTQINGYTLDCDDADDADTGSLPLPKRFGNSTSLASSITVVEFQGTLLQEFDSKDNRGRMTNSLTAPQEQPLDVATIAKAISAISCVYEDNTEWGKRVGWIYGSLTEDVVTGYKMHNRGWRSVYCITKHDAFRGTAPINLTDRLHQVLQWATGSIELFFSRNNSLFATRRMKFLQKLNYFNILLYPFASFFILVYCFLPAISLFSRQFVVQSFVTLLTFNLVDSITLYLLVIIEIKWSGMTIANWWREKQVCVIWATSSFPVAVLQGLVKFITGVDISHTLTPKLATLKDGDDEFADLYVVKWSFMMIPPITIMLVNTIAIAVGIARALYSPHPEWSKLVGGVSYSFWVLCHFHPFAKGLMGRRSRALNLFYVWSGLVSIIVLLMGIYITSDSRAQNHMKFQFP